In Rutidosis leptorrhynchoides isolate AG116_Rl617_1_P2 chromosome 2, CSIRO_AGI_Rlap_v1, whole genome shotgun sequence, one genomic interval encodes:
- the LOC139890092 gene encoding secreted RxLR effector protein 161-like, with protein sequence MTCTRPDIAYDVGKLSRFTSNPSSHHWQVVNSVLKYLKLAKHFGITYTGFPSILEGYSDASWITNVEDHSSTTGWIFLLGGGAISWASKKQTCITNSIMESEFVALAAAGNEAKWLRNLVYEIPLRPNLIPPIGIHCDIASTVAKAYSHMYNGKSKHLGVKHSMVGRKSSGSLDQGIFQDSVHKSAIGVGLKSEIKESYLSGHEVEPLQESFGLSFIYVHKWFGTHGS encoded by the exons ATGACTTGCACTAGACCAGATATTGCTTATGACGTGGGGAAATTGAGTAGATTTACAAGTAATCCGAGTTCTCACCATTGGCAAGTTGTGAAtagtgtattgaagtatttgaaGCTGGCCAAGCACTTTGGTATCACTTATACCGGCTTTCCTTCTATTCTAGAAGGATATTCAGATGCAAGTTGGATTACCAATGTAGAAGATCATTCTTCTACAACTGGTTGGATATTCCTACTTGGTGGAGGGGcaatttcatgggcttctaagaagcaaacATGTATTACAAATTCGATCATGGAGTCAGAATTTGTTGCGTTGGCTGCGGCTGGAAATGAAGCCAAGTGGTTAAGGAATTTGGTTTATGAGATTCCTTTGCGTCCAAATCTCATTCCTCCGATTGGTATACATTGTGATATTGCTTCGACGGTGGCTAAGGCTTATAGTCACATGTATAATGGGAAGTCTAAGCACCTAGGTGTTAAACATTCTATG GTCGGAAGAAAATCTAGCGGATCACTTGACCAAGGGATTTTCCAGGACTCGGTGCACAAGTCGGCTATTGGTGTGGGATTGAA GAGCGAGATTAAAGAGAGCTACCTAAGTGGACATGAAGTTGAGCCGCTTCAAGAAAGCTTTGGACTTAGTTTTATATATGTTCATAAATGGTTTGGGACACATGGCTCCTAA